The segment GCACGCGGTCGCCGGGCAGCAGCAGCGTCGGCTGCGGCCGCGCCGGATCGAACAGCACGTGCGACGTGCGGCCGATCAGTTGCCAGCCGCCGGGCGACGTGGCCGGGTAGATGCCCGTCTGCGCGCCGCCGATGCCGACCGAGCCGGCCGGCACCTCGAGGCGCGGCGCCGCGCGGCGCGGCGTGTGCAGCGATGCGTCGAGGCCGCCGAGATACGCGAAGCCCGGCTGGAAGCCGATGAAGAACACGACGTATTCGCCGGCAACATGGCGCGCGACGACCTCGTCGGCCGACAGGCCCGTGTGCGCGGCGACGGCCGCCAGATCGGGGCCGGCGGCACCGCCGTACTGGACCGGGATCTCGACCTCCCGACCGTCCGCGTGCTCGACGTCGGCCGTCTCCCACGCGTCGAGCAGCGCCGGCGTGAGCGAGCCGGCCGTCGTGGCGAGCGCGTCGAATACGATGGTCAGGTTGTTCATGCCCGGCACGACGTCGATCACGTCGGGCCACGCGCGCGCGGCCTCGGCGACGGCCCAGACGCGGCGCTGGCAATCGAGCGTGGCGGGCGGCGGCACCTCGCAGACGAGGGCGGCATCGCCGAGCGGATAAATGCGGGGTTGCGTCATCGGACTGGCACGGTTCGGACGGCAATGTTAGCGCACATTGTCAATAAGATATCGATAACTTCTCAATAAGCGTTTTCGCCTAGCCCGTCTTCCGGGGCTTCTGTCGTACACTCGGCACACCCTGACATCCTGCTTGCGCCGCCTTTCCATGAAGCGTCCTCCGACCAAGATCGTGTCATCCGAACACCTCGTTTCCGATTCGAGCGCGGAACTGTCGGAGCTCGAATACGGGCTCATCATGGCCGGCAACGCGTTCAACCGCTGGATGGTGCGCTGCATGTCGGCGGCCGGCGCGAAGGACATGACGGCGGTCGAGGTGTCGCTGCTGCATCACGTCAGCCATCGCGAACGCAAGAAGAAGCTCGCCGACATCTGCTTCGTGCTCAATATCGAGGATACGCACGTCGCGACCTATGCGCTGAAAAAACTGATCGCCCGCGGCTATGTGAAGAGCGAGAAGAACGGCAAGGAAGTGTTCTTCTTCGCGACCGACGCGGGCCGCGACCTGTGCCTGAAGTATCGCGAGGTGCGCGAGCACTGCCTGATCGAGACGCTGAAGGACAGCGGGCTCACCAACGCGCAGATCGGCGACGCGGCGCAGTTGCTGCGCCACGCATCGGGCCTCTACGACACGGCCGCGCGGGCGGCAGCGTCGCTGTAAACGATTGCGGAAAGGGGGGCGCGCTGCGCTGCGCTGACGGGCGTGCGACGACGGCCGTGGCGCCGCGTCATCCGGCAGCCGTGTAGAGTGCGCCGTCGGTCACGATCCAGTGCAGCGCGAGATCGTGCGCTTCGGCCGGCAACGCTTCGACGCGGCACGCTTCATACGCGATGCCGACCGTCACGGGCAGCGTGTCGCCCGGCCATGCGGCGAGCGTGCGGTCGTAATAGCCGCCGCCGTAGCCGAGCCGGTAGCGCTGCGGATCGAATCCCAAACAGGGAATCAGCAGCAGGTCGGGCACGACGACGATTCCCG is part of the Burkholderia pyrrocinia genome and harbors:
- a CDS encoding winged helix DNA-binding protein → MKRPPTKIVSSEHLVSDSSAELSELEYGLIMAGNAFNRWMVRCMSAAGAKDMTAVEVSLLHHVSHRERKKKLADICFVLNIEDTHVATYALKKLIARGYVKSEKNGKEVFFFATDAGRDLCLKYREVREHCLIETLKDSGLTNAQIGDAAQLLRHASGLYDTAARAAASL
- the pxpB gene encoding 5-oxoprolinase subunit PxpB, with product MTQPRIYPLGDAALVCEVPPPATLDCQRRVWAVAEAARAWPDVIDVVPGMNNLTIVFDALATTAGSLTPALLDAWETADVEHADGREVEIPVQYGGAAGPDLAAVAAHTGLSADEVVARHVAGEYVVFFIGFQPGFAYLGGLDASLHTPRRAAPRLEVPAGSVGIGGAQTGIYPATSPGGWQLIGRTSHVLFDPARPQPTLLLPGDRVRFTIAGVDAR